In a genomic window of Deinococcus roseus:
- a CDS encoding GGDEF domain-containing protein, producing MTEFHSLLDPLTGLLSRFALQGHWASLKGAQVAWLDLDGFAHVNLDHGHAAGDQLLQGLARRLKACVREDEKLYRTVGDKFMVVFPRDSASDVLKLRVRELRALFDEPFDFPAGPDGVYFATAGIVTTSIADESFEVFLEKMRVLMRQNKARGKHQVLFS from the coding sequence ATGACCGAATTTCATTCGCTGCTGGATCCCCTCACCGGGTTGCTTTCCCGATTTGCGCTTCAGGGCCACTGGGCTTCATTGAAGGGTGCACAGGTGGCATGGCTGGATCTTGATGGGTTTGCCCATGTGAATCTCGATCATGGGCATGCGGCAGGCGACCAGTTGTTGCAAGGGCTGGCCCGACGTTTGAAAGCCTGTGTTCGGGAAGATGAAAAACTGTACCGCACCGTCGGAGACAAGTTCATGGTGGTTTTTCCCAGAGACAGTGCCTCCGATGTCCTGAAGTTGAGGGTGAGGGAATTGCGGGCTTTGTTTGATGAACCTTTTGATTTTCCTGCTGGGCCTGATGGAGTTTATTTCGCCACGGCAGGCATTGTCACCACGTCCATTGCAGATGAATCCTTTGAGGTTTTTCTGGAAAAAATGCGGGTTTTGATGCGGCAGAACAAGGCAAGGGGCAAGCATCAGGTGCTGTTTTCCTGA
- the bshC gene encoding bacillithiol biosynthesis cysteine-adding enzyme BshC: MILKNIASHQHTSDLRHFYRLAPGDLAGASASPPSNVDRSALVRGLRAYHQKLGTLTPVLEHQLSRLEHPNSRVVVAGQQAGLLLGPAFTVHKAVDAILLARELDREDQPVLPIFWVASQDHDALEVASTMLLDFRERILHLSLPLPQGVPIYRILLQPEWVDHISRSILEMDAPYREDAVRLIQQSAGGNYADWFAGMAQRLLGEEGLITFDPMFPELAALFAPALERELQHPLASPHRIEDAAGELIALGFEPQLRRQAGATNLFLEGNDGLRRLLKYDGRSFHADRLYSQRELLDVLKHDPSRITPAAGLRPIVQDTVLPTIVNVLGPGELAYATQLGKVYDLHHVAQPLLWKRLSVTYLEPPVQRILQRYGITAREFQSNPDGLTEQLLLQESGIQQAFREKLGELELLFEQLAETSVQLDINLEGSVHRSRQRVVGHVQRLERKLARHLMQAEGKREGQFQRLRTHLLPAGIPQERGLSYFTYLAKYGPFPLRQLLTLPAGAQTPLNL, translated from the coding sequence GTGATCTTGAAAAACATTGCCAGCCACCAACACACTTCCGATTTGCGGCATTTTTACCGTCTGGCCCCTGGTGACCTTGCAGGTGCTTCTGCTTCCCCTCCATCCAATGTGGACCGCTCTGCGCTGGTGAGGGGCCTCCGGGCCTACCACCAGAAACTGGGCACCCTCACGCCTGTGCTGGAGCACCAGCTTTCGCGCCTGGAGCATCCGAACAGCCGGGTGGTGGTGGCCGGTCAACAGGCGGGTTTGCTGCTGGGTCCGGCGTTCACGGTGCACAAGGCGGTGGATGCCATTTTGCTGGCCCGTGAACTGGACCGTGAGGACCAGCCGGTGCTGCCGATCTTCTGGGTGGCCAGCCAGGACCACGATGCCCTTGAGGTGGCCTCGACCATGCTGCTGGATTTCCGGGAGCGGATTTTGCACCTGAGTTTGCCTTTGCCGCAGGGGGTGCCGATTTATCGCATTCTGTTGCAGCCAGAGTGGGTGGATCACATCTCCCGATCCATCCTGGAGATGGACGCCCCTTACCGGGAGGATGCGGTGCGCCTGATTCAGCAGAGTGCAGGCGGAAATTATGCCGACTGGTTTGCCGGGATGGCCCAGCGTTTGCTGGGTGAAGAAGGCCTGATCACTTTTGATCCGATGTTCCCGGAGCTGGCGGCGCTGTTTGCGCCTGCGCTGGAACGCGAACTTCAACACCCGCTGGCCAGTCCGCACCGCATTGAGGACGCAGCCGGAGAACTGATTGCGCTGGGCTTTGAGCCACAGTTGCGCCGTCAGGCCGGGGCCACCAATCTCTTCCTGGAAGGCAACGATGGCCTGCGCAGGCTTTTGAAATACGATGGGCGCTCTTTCCATGCCGACCGCCTGTACAGCCAGCGTGAACTCCTGGATGTTCTGAAGCACGACCCCAGCCGCATCACGCCCGCGGCGGGCCTCAGACCGATTGTGCAGGACACGGTGCTGCCCACCATTGTGAATGTGCTGGGCCCGGGAGAACTGGCTTACGCCACGCAACTGGGCAAGGTGTACGACCTGCACCATGTGGCCCAGCCGCTCTTGTGGAAACGCCTGTCGGTGACGTACCTGGAGCCTCCGGTGCAGCGCATTCTGCAGCGGTATGGCATCACCGCACGGGAATTCCAGAGCAACCCGGATGGGCTGACGGAACAACTGCTGTTGCAGGAGAGCGGCATTCAGCAGGCTTTCCGGGAGAAGCTGGGTGAGCTGGAGTTGCTGTTTGAGCAACTGGCCGAAACTTCCGTGCAGCTGGACATCAACCTGGAGGGCAGTGTGCACCGTTCCAGACAGCGGGTGGTGGGCCATGTGCAGCGCCTGGAACGCAAACTGGCCCGCCATCTGATGCAGGCAGAAGGTAAGCGTGAAGGGCAGTTTCAGCGCCTGCGCACCCACCTGCTTCCTGCCGGGATTCCCCAGGAGCGGGGCTTAAGTTACTTCACCTATCTGGCCAAGTATGGGCCCTTTCCCCTGAGGCAGCTGCTGACCTTGCCCGCTGGAGCCCAGACTCCATTAAACTTATAA
- a CDS encoding chloride channel protein, whose translation MRAPLPFRFRNRLETSRMVLYSALAGVLVGVSSALLLSALDVVQDFLMGLAGYHPPSLPSRGGVLMAFEGNVRWWALLVLPTMAGLAVWLYRPSHIDPLAETIEHYHSGESRPIVWTLQLRRILAGFLSVGAGVPLGREGMLLSVAQATAHLTSRFGSLSKSEARTILMASGAAVLGVVFHAPLACAVIIAEILYRRNEFEFEILMPAVLSSVAAYAIYGTLMGFSPLLDLPPVETPSYWSMPLYLLLGAIIAGMANVYLQAIRALRRNLRKVRVNVLVITVAGAVGVALCSVFFDGTLGDGLGWTQLAFMGMLDDLSVYQHFMVRFVVTLMVSGAFMVGGYFTPQLVIGAFAGASLGAAINAVFPADPVNVLVFGLVGAAAFLSSTTNIPLGATLLLATWSGEEILIPLVLSTFTAYAVGGVYSLYVEQKNVRAESGAHISNIVSEALSQPAPQDLMELLRNQPVTVLRGDTEQISEIDVPSSWFGKTKGEVEIPETILVFAIAREGKIHVPNNKTPFIAGDQVMLIGEPQEVAQFQAALEAQNSEVAPAGSGVAAS comes from the coding sequence ATGCGCGCACCTTTACCCTTTCGTTTTCGCAACCGCCTGGAGACCAGCCGGATGGTGCTGTACAGCGCCCTGGCCGGAGTGCTGGTGGGGGTCAGCAGTGCCCTCTTGCTGAGCGCCCTGGATGTGGTCCAGGATTTCCTGATGGGCCTTGCCGGGTACCATCCCCCTTCCCTGCCCTCCCGGGGTGGGGTTTTGATGGCTTTTGAGGGGAATGTGCGCTGGTGGGCTTTGCTGGTGCTGCCCACCATGGCCGGGCTGGCGGTGTGGCTTTACAGACCCAGCCACATTGATCCACTGGCTGAGACCATTGAGCATTACCACAGTGGGGAATCCCGACCCATCGTGTGGACGCTGCAACTGCGCCGGATTCTGGCCGGGTTTCTTTCGGTGGGTGCAGGGGTCCCGCTGGGACGGGAGGGGATGCTGCTGAGTGTGGCGCAGGCCACCGCCCACCTGACCTCCCGGTTTGGGTCACTGTCCAAGAGCGAGGCCCGCACCATCCTGATGGCGTCCGGGGCAGCGGTGCTGGGGGTGGTGTTTCATGCGCCGCTGGCCTGCGCGGTGATCATTGCCGAAATCCTGTACCGGCGCAACGAATTCGAGTTTGAAATCCTGATGCCTGCGGTGCTGTCCAGTGTGGCTGCGTATGCCATTTATGGCACCCTGATGGGATTCTCACCGCTGCTGGACTTGCCTCCGGTGGAGACCCCTTCTTACTGGTCCATGCCGCTGTACCTGCTGCTGGGGGCGATCATTGCCGGAATGGCCAACGTGTACTTGCAGGCCATCCGGGCTTTGCGCCGCAATCTGCGCAAGGTGCGGGTCAATGTGCTGGTGATCACGGTGGCAGGAGCCGTGGGCGTGGCGTTGTGCAGCGTTTTCTTTGACGGCACCCTGGGAGACGGTCTGGGCTGGACACAACTGGCCTTCATGGGCATGCTGGACGACCTGAGCGTTTATCAGCATTTCATGGTGCGTTTCGTGGTGACCCTGATGGTGTCCGGGGCTTTCATGGTGGGTGGTTACTTCACCCCTCAGCTGGTGATTGGTGCGTTTGCAGGGGCCAGTCTGGGCGCAGCCATCAATGCCGTGTTCCCTGCAGATCCGGTGAATGTGCTGGTGTTTGGGCTGGTGGGCGCAGCGGCGTTCCTGAGCAGCACCACCAACATCCCCCTGGGGGCCACCTTGCTGCTGGCCACCTGGAGCGGCGAGGAGATTCTGATTCCGCTGGTGCTCTCCACGTTCACCGCTTACGCCGTGGGCGGGGTCTACAGCCTGTATGTGGAACAGAAAAACGTGCGGGCCGAATCCGGGGCGCACATCAGCAACATCGTCAGCGAGGCCCTCAGTCAGCCAGCCCCGCAGGACTTGATGGAACTGCTGCGCAACCAGCCTGTCACCGTTTTGCGTGGAGACACCGAACAGATCAGCGAGATTGATGTGCCCTCCAGCTGGTTTGGCAAGACCAAAGGGGAAGTGGAGATCCCGGAGACCATCCTGGTGTTCGCCATTGCCCGCGAAGGCAAAATTCACGTCCCAAACAACAAAACCCCTTTCATTGCTGGAGATCAGGTGATGCTGATTGGAGAGCCGCAAGAGGTGGCACAGTTTCAGGCTGCCCTGGAAGCGCAGAACAGTGAGGTGGCCCCTGCAGGTTCTGGCGTGGCGGCCTCATGA
- a CDS encoding Crp/Fnr family transcriptional regulator → MLRLPPPEHWPEAVRLSSEVVSLRKGEMLFQEGDAADHLYQLCSGHVRLFRLSAQDREVTLCVASQGQWLSEGSLQGETQSFFAEALDAAVLMKIPTRQVVQAARQDLGVARFLLEVVTSQIALLQQQHQQLVFQDVAQRLASSLLTLGHVSRVIGGKLSHQDLAFMVGSTRETITKLLGEFRDLGFLELGYRKIVLLDEEGLRRLATQRNT, encoded by the coding sequence ATGCTGCGTTTACCTCCCCCCGAGCACTGGCCTGAGGCCGTGCGGTTGTCCTCAGAAGTGGTGTCGCTTCGCAAGGGAGAGATGCTCTTCCAGGAGGGTGATGCTGCGGATCACCTGTACCAGTTGTGTTCCGGGCATGTGCGGCTGTTCAGGTTGTCTGCACAGGACCGTGAGGTGACGTTGTGTGTGGCCTCGCAGGGACAGTGGCTCTCTGAGGGCAGTTTGCAGGGGGAAACCCAGTCTTTTTTTGCGGAGGCGCTCGATGCTGCGGTGCTCATGAAAATCCCCACCCGGCAGGTGGTGCAGGCGGCCCGGCAGGATCTGGGGGTGGCCCGCTTTCTGCTGGAGGTGGTGACCTCGCAGATTGCTCTATTGCAACAGCAGCACCAGCAGCTGGTGTTTCAGGATGTGGCGCAGCGTCTGGCCAGCAGTTTGCTCACCCTGGGGCATGTCTCGCGGGTGATTGGTGGGAAGCTGTCCCATCAGGATCTGGCCTTCATGGTGGGGTCCACCAGAGAGACCATCACCAAACTGCTGGGGGAATTTCGTGACCTGGGTTTCCTTGAGCTGGGCTACCGCAAGATAGTCTTATTGGACGAGGAGGGCCTGCGTCGCCTGGCGACGCAGCGCAACACGTGA
- a CDS encoding MBL fold metallo-hydrolase: MHITSYGAAETVTGSCHLLETAGKRILIDCGLYQGSRELDDLNQQPLPFDAASLDVVLVTHGHLDHVGRLPLLIKGGYQGKIHCTPATRAVTEIILRDAAHIAEEDHERDLRKARRQGREHEVKPPLYQTPDIDLLMERLQPDASWEKPLEFEGIQIRFHPAGHVLGSAWIEIEHEGQKVVFSGDLGNRESPVEADFLLPGPCNAVVIESTYGNRLHRSQKETVDEFAGVLKESLRKDGKVLIPSFALERTQNILYVLRQLQEEGRIPLTPIYLDSPMGSRITRLYETLGGEFNPDVEHDLQEGDRPFSPENLHVTASTAESRMLNDLKGGAIILAGSGMLTGGRIVHHLKHHLWKDTTSLVIVGYQSPNSLGGRLIAGAEKVRIHGEEVLVRASVHTIGGFSAHADQDDLLAFLAPTGNARVHLVHGDLQVMQVFQQVLEAAGREVTINKYAQSYPVAEP, translated from the coding sequence ATGCACATCACCAGTTATGGCGCCGCCGAAACCGTCACCGGGAGCTGTCACCTGTTGGAAACTGCCGGGAAACGCATCCTGATTGACTGTGGACTGTACCAGGGAAGCCGCGAACTCGACGACCTGAACCAGCAACCCCTGCCGTTTGATGCGGCCTCGCTGGATGTGGTGCTTGTCACCCACGGGCACCTGGACCATGTGGGACGCCTGCCCCTCCTGATCAAAGGGGGCTACCAGGGCAAAATCCACTGCACACCTGCCACCCGAGCCGTCACCGAAATCATCCTCAGGGACGCTGCCCACATTGCTGAAGAAGATCATGAGCGGGATTTGCGCAAAGCCAGACGCCAGGGCCGCGAGCACGAAGTCAAACCTCCCCTGTATCAAACCCCGGACATTGACCTGCTGATGGAACGCCTGCAGCCCGATGCCAGCTGGGAGAAACCGCTGGAATTTGAGGGCATCCAGATCCGTTTTCATCCAGCTGGACATGTGCTGGGCAGCGCCTGGATCGAAATCGAGCATGAAGGGCAGAAGGTGGTGTTCTCTGGCGACCTCGGCAACCGGGAAAGCCCCGTGGAAGCAGATTTCCTGCTTCCTGGACCCTGCAATGCAGTGGTGATCGAATCCACCTACGGCAACCGTCTGCACCGCAGCCAGAAAGAAACCGTGGATGAATTTGCAGGGGTGCTGAAAGAAAGCCTGCGCAAAGACGGCAAGGTCCTGATTCCCTCTTTTGCGCTGGAGCGCACCCAGAACATCCTTTATGTGCTGCGCCAGTTGCAGGAGGAGGGCCGCATTCCCCTGACCCCCATCTACCTGGATTCCCCGATGGGATCCCGCATCACCCGCCTGTATGAAACGCTGGGCGGCGAATTCAACCCTGATGTTGAGCACGACCTGCAAGAAGGAGACCGTCCTTTCAGCCCAGAAAACCTGCATGTCACGGCCAGCACTGCAGAATCCCGCATGCTCAACGATCTGAAAGGTGGTGCAATCATCCTGGCCGGATCGGGCATGCTCACCGGGGGGCGCATCGTGCACCACCTCAAGCACCACCTGTGGAAAGACACCACCAGCCTGGTGATTGTGGGCTACCAGAGCCCCAACTCGCTGGGGGGCCGCCTGATTGCCGGTGCAGAAAAAGTGCGCATTCACGGGGAAGAGGTGCTGGTGCGGGCCAGCGTGCACACCATTGGCGGTTTCTCCGCCCACGCAGACCAGGACGATTTGCTGGCTTTCCTGGCCCCCACCGGAAACGCACGGGTGCATCTGGTGCACGGAGATCTGCAGGTGATGCAGGTGTTTCAGCAGGTGCTGGAAGCCGCAGGACGCGAAGTCACCATCAACAAATATGCCCAGAGTTACCCAGTGGCTGAACCTTGA
- a CDS encoding glycosyl hydrolase family 18 protein, with amino-acid sequence MHQRYWVLTAAFAVLLSACGTPTPRASVQKQANTAPRITSFTASKTSGPAPLTTTFSFQASDPDSNSFSCILDINGDGYGDLNYGSCASLKTQEYTFKTTGVVNVALLVEDSLGSKTKQVLPITVGSGTPTPTPDPTPTPAPTPGTSYDISYKIDNDWKSGFVATVTVKNNGPALNNWTLGWTFAGDQKISSLWNGTFTQTGQKVEVKNASYNASLPTGGTISIGFVGSYTGTNVIPTGFTLNGTPVGTPGPTPIPDPIPDPNPTPIPDPSGQWVLGYYVGYLKDKYPLDRVKWDAMTHIVVGRAVPRADGTVGTDFDIDSYNGPIWAKSVVQKAHSNGKKAILMLGGAGEYWGFVSAASDANRATFVNNLLKVVQDYGFDGIDLDWEPVQTQDEPKLKALAQELKAKKPGLLLTLPVGWANANFPADEARPYYGQIAPLFDRINIMSYSMAGVWGGWKSWHSSALFGHTPNTPSSIETSVKAYLTAGVPASKLGLGIGFYGTCWQGVTAPLQTSSTMKVVADDNVMSFTNIMSDYYSSSAYVWDDSAKAPYLTSTTGLGSQKCNFISYEDARSIGLKGQYAKQKGLGGAIIWNINEGYLPNATTSKDPLMDAVKQAFLQ; translated from the coding sequence ATGCACCAGCGTTACTGGGTTCTCACGGCTGCTTTTGCAGTTCTGCTCAGCGCCTGCGGGACCCCCACCCCCAGAGCGTCCGTTCAAAAACAGGCCAACACAGCCCCCAGAATCACCTCTTTCACCGCCAGCAAGACCAGCGGCCCGGCTCCCCTCACCACCACCTTCAGCTTTCAGGCCTCTGATCCGGACAGCAACAGTTTTTCCTGCATTCTGGACATCAACGGAGATGGTTACGGTGACCTGAATTACGGCAGCTGCGCTTCCCTGAAAACCCAGGAGTACACCTTCAAGACCACAGGTGTGGTCAATGTGGCTTTGCTGGTGGAAGACAGCCTGGGCAGCAAAACAAAACAGGTGCTGCCCATCACTGTGGGATCAGGCACGCCCACCCCGACACCTGATCCCACTCCTACCCCTGCGCCCACTCCTGGCACGTCCTATGACATCTCCTACAAGATCGACAACGACTGGAAGAGTGGCTTTGTTGCAACGGTGACGGTCAAGAACAATGGTCCTGCACTGAACAACTGGACCCTGGGCTGGACGTTTGCCGGAGACCAGAAGATTTCCAGTTTGTGGAACGGCACGTTCACCCAGACCGGGCAGAAAGTGGAGGTCAAGAACGCCTCGTACAATGCCAGCCTTCCCACTGGAGGAACCATCAGCATCGGCTTTGTGGGTTCCTACACGGGCACCAATGTGATTCCCACGGGGTTCACCCTGAATGGAACCCCTGTGGGAACCCCAGGACCCACGCCCATTCCTGATCCCATTCCTGACCCCAATCCCACCCCCATTCCTGATCCTTCTGGACAGTGGGTGCTGGGGTACTATGTGGGATACCTGAAAGACAAATACCCGCTGGACAGAGTGAAATGGGACGCCATGACCCACATCGTGGTGGGCCGTGCTGTGCCCCGTGCAGACGGTACCGTGGGCACAGACTTTGACATCGATTCCTACAACGGTCCCATCTGGGCAAAGTCCGTGGTGCAAAAAGCCCATTCCAACGGCAAAAAGGCCATTCTGATGCTGGGCGGAGCCGGGGAGTACTGGGGCTTTGTGAGCGCCGCCTCGGATGCCAACCGCGCCACCTTTGTGAACAATCTGCTCAAAGTGGTGCAGGATTACGGCTTTGATGGCATCGACCTGGACTGGGAGCCCGTGCAGACCCAGGATGAACCGAAACTCAAAGCCCTGGCACAGGAGTTGAAGGCCAAAAAACCCGGCCTCCTGCTGACCCTTCCTGTGGGCTGGGCAAATGCCAACTTCCCTGCAGATGAAGCCCGCCCTTACTACGGTCAGATTGCTCCGCTGTTTGACCGCATCAACATCATGAGTTACAGCATGGCGGGGGTGTGGGGCGGCTGGAAATCCTGGCACTCCTCTGCCCTGTTCGGGCACACCCCCAACACCCCTTCCAGCATCGAGACCAGCGTGAAGGCCTACCTGACAGCCGGAGTTCCTGCCTCAAAACTGGGTCTGGGCATCGGGTTTTACGGCACCTGCTGGCAGGGCGTGACCGCTCCACTGCAGACCAGCAGCACCATGAAAGTGGTGGCAGACGACAACGTGATGAGCTTCACCAACATCATGAGTGACTACTACAGCAGCAGTGCCTATGTGTGGGACGACAGCGCCAAGGCCCCTTACCTGACCTCTACAACAGGTCTGGGCAGCCAGAAATGCAACTTCATCTCTTACGAGGATGCCCGTTCCATTGGCCTGAAAGGGCAGTACGCAAAACAGAAGGGCCTGGGTGGAGCCATCATCTGGAACATCAATGAAGGTTACCTGCCCAATGCCACCACCTCCAAAGATCCTCTGATGGACGCAGTGAAACAGGCTTTCCTGCAGTAA
- a CDS encoding substrate-binding domain-containing protein — protein MTSSRPTLRDVAVAAGVSVATVSRILNSTEGYSQHTRERVQQAMQTLGYLPVRAPEPVKQTARKTFGVVFPKVSSMLISQVLQGVQEALPEGYTLLVCHSDGSLQRTLDSLQTFKEKEVDGVIFASEVLQREHHDLLKQARIPLVLLSSMSYQFVVPYVRCDDRLAARAATTHLIQQGHRDIAILAGARFDPFSSTARVEGYRDAHLHHGLSVQEGLIIYTRGFTFQDGQKGFQALLRNQKAFSALFACSDELAAGVLASAAEQGIAIPDQISVMGFDDIPLCEMTWPPLTTLAQPLVEMGQEAVKLLLECQQNPRCDRGVVLPFQVIERGSVRSIQ, from the coding sequence TTGACCTCTTCCCGACCCACCCTGCGGGATGTGGCGGTGGCCGCCGGGGTTTCGGTGGCCACGGTGTCCCGCATCCTCAATTCCACGGAAGGTTACAGCCAGCACACCCGCGAACGGGTGCAGCAGGCCATGCAAACCCTCGGGTACCTGCCTGTGCGCGCTCCGGAACCCGTGAAGCAAACCGCCCGAAAAACATTTGGTGTGGTCTTCCCAAAAGTCTCCAGCATGCTCATCTCCCAGGTGCTGCAAGGGGTGCAGGAGGCCTTGCCAGAGGGTTACACCCTGCTGGTCTGCCACTCGGATGGCAGTTTGCAACGCACCCTGGACAGCCTGCAAACCTTCAAAGAAAAAGAGGTGGACGGTGTGATCTTCGCCAGCGAGGTCCTGCAACGCGAGCACCACGACCTTTTAAAACAGGCCCGGATTCCGCTGGTCTTGCTGTCCTCCATGTCATACCAGTTTGTGGTGCCTTATGTGCGCTGCGATGACCGTCTGGCGGCCCGTGCCGCCACCACCCACCTGATCCAGCAGGGCCACCGGGACATTGCCATTCTGGCTGGAGCAAGATTCGACCCTTTCAGCAGCACGGCACGGGTGGAAGGCTACCGGGATGCCCACCTGCACCACGGCCTGAGTGTGCAGGAAGGCCTGATCATCTACACCCGGGGTTTCACTTTTCAGGATGGTCAAAAAGGCTTCCAGGCCCTGCTGCGCAATCAGAAAGCGTTCAGTGCCCTCTTTGCCTGCAGCGATGAACTGGCCGCCGGGGTGCTGGCCAGTGCTGCAGAACAGGGCATTGCCATTCCCGACCAGATCAGTGTGATGGGCTTTGATGACATCCCCCTCTGTGAGATGACCTGGCCGCCCCTCACCACCCTGGCCCAGCCCCTGGTCGAGATGGGTCAGGAGGCTGTGAAACTCCTGCTGGAATGCCAGCAAAACCCCCGCTGTGATCGGGGCGTGGTGTTGCCCTTTCAGGTCATCGAGCGGGGATCGGTGCGCAGCATTCAATGA
- a CDS encoding nucleotidyltransferase domain-containing protein: protein MLHPHHHAALERFIEHYTQNPEVQAIVVGGSLAKGFGKASSDLDVLIVIDEAQYTLRKASQNLSYYSEDFTDYEGGYVDGKHIGLSFLQQVAEKGSEPARAAFWKSFIAWSRHDPAELQVLLDRITTYPEAGVAERIHRFMAQVQAMHWYVGEGEKHDNPYLLNWSATRAVLFTSRMLLAHNRLFFPYHKWMLKMLELAPDVPDSYLQKADQLMRHPSVEGTRELCDLVLQFRDWGTPSTYWTNFFLQDSELNWLTGHTPIEDL, encoded by the coding sequence ATGCTTCATCCCCACCACCATGCTGCCCTTGAACGTTTCATCGAGCATTACACCCAGAACCCGGAAGTCCAGGCCATCGTGGTCGGAGGGTCACTGGCCAAAGGGTTTGGCAAAGCCAGCAGCGACCTGGACGTGCTGATTGTCATCGACGAAGCACAGTACACCCTGCGCAAAGCCAGCCAGAACCTCTCGTATTACTCAGAAGACTTCACCGATTACGAAGGGGGCTATGTGGACGGCAAGCACATTGGCCTCAGCTTTCTGCAGCAGGTGGCCGAAAAAGGCAGCGAACCTGCCCGTGCTGCTTTCTGGAAGTCCTTCATCGCCTGGTCCAGACATGACCCTGCTGAATTGCAAGTGCTGCTGGACCGCATCACCACCTACCCGGAAGCTGGTGTTGCAGAGCGCATCCACCGCTTCATGGCCCAGGTGCAGGCCATGCACTGGTACGTGGGAGAAGGAGAAAAGCACGACAACCCCTACCTGCTCAACTGGTCGGCCACCCGTGCGGTGCTCTTTACATCCCGCATGCTGCTGGCCCACAACCGATTGTTTTTCCCGTACCACAAGTGGATGCTGAAAATGCTGGAACTGGCCCCGGATGTGCCTGACAGTTACCTGCAAAAAGCAGACCAGCTGATGCGTCACCCCAGCGTGGAAGGCACCCGCGAACTGTGCGATCTGGTGCTGCAGTTCCGGGACTGGGGCACCCCCTCCACCTACTGGACCAATTTCTTCTTGCAGGACAGCGAACTGAACTGGCTGACTGGCCACACGCCCATCGAGGACCTTTGA
- a CDS encoding Maf family protein, whose amino-acid sequence MEWVLASQSPRRRELLSRLGVPFRIQVAHTDEVSLATLPEEVAQDLSRQKALAVREQEPDALIIAADTIVVLDGEVLNKPVDREENRGFLSRLQGREHQVMTGVTISTPESVFSGVEITRVKFRELTQQEIDWYVRSGEGLDKAGGYGIQELGALLIEGIHGDYFNVVGLPLVRLLMVSRAAGVPLLGEHV is encoded by the coding sequence GTGGAATGGGTGCTCGCCTCACAGAGCCCCCGCCGCCGGGAACTGCTTTCCCGCCTGGGGGTGCCTTTTCGCATTCAGGTGGCCCACACCGATGAAGTGTCACTTGCCACCTTGCCTGAGGAGGTCGCGCAGGACCTCTCTCGCCAGAAAGCCCTGGCTGTGCGGGAACAGGAGCCTGATGCCCTGATCATCGCAGCAGACACCATCGTGGTGCTGGACGGCGAGGTGCTGAACAAACCTGTGGACCGGGAAGAAAACCGAGGTTTCCTGTCCAGATTGCAGGGCAGAGAGCATCAGGTGATGACGGGTGTCACCATCAGCACACCAGAATCCGTCTTTTCTGGTGTGGAGATCACCAGGGTGAAATTCCGGGAATTGACGCAGCAGGAAATCGACTGGTATGTGCGTTCCGGGGAAGGCCTGGACAAGGCCGGAGGGTACGGGATTCAGGAACTCGGGGCGCTCCTGATTGAAGGCATCCATGGGGATTACTTCAACGTGGTGGGGTTGCCTCTGGTGCGCCTGCTGATGGTGTCCCGGGCTGCGGGTGTTCCTTTGCTGGGGGAGCATGTTTAA
- the crcB gene encoding fluoride efflux transporter CrcB, protein MVYLGIMLGGALGALLRHLLNAAVQGQAAASGFPLGILLINVLGSFLLALVSTLALKGLLSESVRLAIGTGFIGAFTTFSTFEWDTDQLIRDGRLGSAGLYVLGNLLLGFVAVQLGRWVAQRLAP, encoded by the coding sequence GTGGTGTACCTGGGAATCATGTTAGGAGGGGCGCTGGGGGCTTTGCTGAGGCACCTGCTCAATGCTGCGGTGCAGGGTCAGGCGGCTGCCAGTGGTTTTCCTCTGGGCATTTTGTTGATCAATGTGCTGGGGTCTTTTTTGCTGGCCCTGGTGTCCACCCTGGCCTTGAAAGGTTTGCTTTCAGAGTCGGTTCGTCTGGCCATCGGAACGGGCTTCATCGGGGCGTTCACCACTTTTTCGACTTTTGAGTGGGACACCGACCAGCTGATCCGGGATGGGCGTTTGGGGTCTGCGGGTCTGTATGTGCTGGGGAACCTGCTGCTGGGTTTTGTGGCCGTGCAACTGGGGCGCTGGGTGGCCCAGCGGCTGGCCCCCTGA